One genomic segment of Flavobacteriaceae bacterium includes these proteins:
- a CDS encoding transposase produces the protein MKTNEIIGIDVSKLLIDVCIYSKQIVQQFENSKSGFKLMLKWSFKNSSFSKEETMFVFEHTGMYSHLLSVSLTEQKLSFFIASGLEIKRSIGIARGKDDQIDAKRIALYGYRLKEELKPSKLPKRSILQLKSLLSLRTKLNKQRAGFKVTLKEQKRIYKAKEYKIIFDVQQKMIAELTKQIHKINTQMQAIIDQNIMLKETYKLVTSVKGIGMQTAIMMIVFTDNFSKFENWRKFASYCGVAPFPYQSGTSIKGRTKVSHLANKKLKAIINMCAISAIQHNPEMKLYYHKRIKQGKSKMSTVNIIRNKLIARVFAVVKRQTPYVDTFKFAA, from the coding sequence ATGAAAACAAATGAAATTATCGGAATCGATGTCAGTAAATTATTAATTGATGTTTGTATCTATTCTAAACAAATTGTTCAACAGTTTGAGAACAGTAAATCTGGATTTAAATTAATGCTAAAGTGGAGTTTTAAAAATTCGTCTTTCTCTAAAGAAGAAACCATGTTTGTATTTGAACATACAGGAATGTACTCTCATTTATTATCTGTGTCTTTAACTGAACAAAAATTATCTTTTTTCATAGCTTCTGGTTTAGAAATTAAAAGATCTATTGGTATTGCTCGTGGAAAGGATGACCAAATTGATGCCAAACGCATTGCTCTATATGGGTATCGATTAAAAGAAGAACTTAAACCCAGTAAGCTACCTAAAAGAAGTATATTACAACTAAAAAGTCTCTTATCTTTAAGGACAAAACTTAACAAACAAAGAGCTGGTTTTAAAGTTACTTTGAAAGAACAAAAAAGAATTTATAAAGCAAAAGAGTATAAAATAATCTTTGACGTTCAACAAAAAATGATTGCAGAACTAACCAAACAAATACACAAGATTAATACTCAAATGCAAGCTATTATTGACCAAAATATAATGTTAAAAGAAACCTATAAACTTGTTACTAGTGTTAAAGGTATAGGAATGCAAACTGCTATAATGATGATTGTGTTTACTGACAATTTTTCAAAATTTGAAAACTGGAGAAAGTTTGCCTCTTATTGTGGTGTTGCTCCTTTTCCTTACCAATCTGGAACTAGTATTAAAGGACGTACAAAAGTCTCTCATTTGGCTAATAAAAAATTGAAAGCAATTATTAATATGTGCGCTATTTCTGCTATACAACATAACCCAGAAATGAAATTATACTATCATAAAAGAATAAAACAAGGCAAAAGTAAAATGAGTACCGTTAACATTATTAGAAACAAATTAATAGCAAGAGTGTTTGCCGTTGTCAAACGACAAACACCCTATGTAGATACTTTTAAATTTGCTGCATAA
- a CDS encoding DDE transposase — protein MSGFDSWNQKPHCEDYLIYPKNIGEYLSLDEVSLSKGELYTYLTNKNARSKQGTLVACVKGIKSDDIITAIERIPLEQRKQVKEVTLDMANNMNLTAKICFPNAKIVTDRFHVVKLVTEALQHVRVQHRWKAIEDENKAIEAAKKARKKHKPIVLSNGDTKKQLLARSRYILAKKTNDWTPNQKQRAELLCNLYPNIQQAYKHTLEFRSIYQEKCKVKAKQRFEHWFEDTEKLEFKNFNTAMNSIKHHFNTILNFFYNRNTNANAESFNSKIKLFRANQRGVRDTQFFLFRLEKLFA, from the coding sequence ATAAGTGGGTTTGATAGTTGGAATCAAAAGCCCCATTGTGAAGATTATCTTATTTATCCGAAGAATATAGGAGAGTATTTAAGTCTTGATGAAGTAAGTCTATCTAAAGGTGAACTTTATACCTATTTGACCAACAAGAACGCACGAAGTAAACAAGGAACTTTAGTGGCTTGTGTAAAAGGAATTAAAAGTGATGATATTATTACTGCTATTGAAAGAATACCCTTAGAACAACGCAAACAAGTCAAAGAAGTAACTTTAGATATGGCAAATAATATGAATTTAACAGCTAAGATTTGTTTTCCAAATGCTAAAATTGTTACCGATAGATTTCATGTGGTAAAACTGGTAACAGAAGCTTTACAGCATGTTAGAGTACAGCATCGGTGGAAAGCAATAGAAGATGAAAACAAAGCCATTGAAGCTGCTAAAAAAGCAAGGAAGAAACACAAACCCATAGTGCTATCTAATGGTGATACAAAAAAGCAACTTTTGGCTAGAAGTAGATATATTTTAGCTAAAAAGACAAACGATTGGACACCTAATCAAAAACAAAGAGCAGAATTATTATGTAATCTTTATCCAAACATCCAACAAGCCTATAAACACACTTTAGAATTTAGAAGCATTTATCAAGAAAAATGTAAAGTAAAAGCCAAACAACGATTTGAACATTGGTTTGAGGATACAGAAAAATTGGAATTTAAAAATTTCAATACAGCAATGAACAGTATTAAACATCATTTTAATACCATCTTAAACTTTTTTTACAATAGGAATACAAATGCAAATGCAGAGTCTTTTAATTCAAAAATAAAACTCTTTAGAGCCAATCAAAGAGGCGTAAGAGATACACAATTTTTCCTCTTTAGACTTGAAAAATTATTCGCTTAA
- a CDS encoding helix-turn-helix domain-containing protein, whose amino-acid sequence MKIGENIKRIRTAKKLSQKEVITVAHLDSAQYSRIENSKTDPTVTTLEKIAKALGVSLSDLFASTDELKEINSYDKSIMEKVALLEALNENEKQTIYTMLDAFIGKKKLKDALSGVLKDVE is encoded by the coding sequence ATGAAGATAGGAGAGAATATTAAACGAATAAGGACAGCTAAAAAACTTTCTCAAAAAGAAGTTATTACCGTAGCTCATTTGGATTCTGCTCAATACAGCCGTATTGAAAACAGTAAAACTGACCCTACTGTAACCACTTTAGAAAAAATTGCCAAAGCTCTTGGGGTTTCTCTTTCTGATTTATTCGCTTCTACTGATGAACTTAAAGAGATAAACTCTTACGATAAGTCTATTATGGAAAAAGTAGCTTTACTGGAAGCTCTAAATGAAAACGAAAAGCAAACTATTTATACTATGCTTGATGCTTTTATTGGTAAGAAAAAATTGAAAGATGCCCTTTCAGGCGTACTTAAAGATGTTGAATAA